In a single window of the Limibacillus halophilus genome:
- a CDS encoding XRE family transcriptional regulator, which yields MPKVMVGTRLRERRRSLGITQVALAQKLDISPSYLNLIEHNKRGIAGSLLRRAAEALGLELDQLDGAAEYRLLEALEEIAYAPELQGIEVESESVDELIGRYPGWSRAIAALSRSEHEATEAARALADRLTHDPFLGETVHRMLTRIAAIRSAAEILKDFPDISVVDRDRFLSMIHDESRTLSSIGEALAAYFDKVEETDRNLTPLDEVDALFDARDNFFEEIEDAARNLGVISDSLPKPRYEKARVLAEEKLCDLIEGIVDGQPELETLTARNRARELLVNYAVAAILAPIDSFQPTAELLGYDIEALADSFSLDIETVCRRLTALPREDTVPQFGYLCANAAGTILEMRSLAGLVAPRYASACPLWVLYRAQQSPEAVIRQRALFPTGARFVFLARARNIGPTGFGKPRHYVTDMLVMSEADARKTIYAPGPMVPVEEVGPACRICPRKDCGHRVEDPFAG from the coding sequence ATGCCAAAAGTGATGGTCGGTACGAGGCTTAGGGAGCGGCGCCGGTCGTTAGGTATCACGCAAGTGGCGTTGGCCCAAAAGTTGGACATCTCGCCCTCCTACCTCAACCTGATCGAACATAACAAAAGAGGCATTGCTGGAAGCTTGCTTCGCCGCGCGGCGGAAGCTTTAGGATTGGAGTTGGACCAACTCGACGGCGCAGCCGAGTATCGATTGCTGGAAGCCCTTGAGGAAATCGCCTATGCGCCCGAACTCCAGGGCATCGAGGTCGAGTCCGAAAGTGTAGACGAGTTGATCGGGCGTTATCCCGGTTGGTCGCGCGCCATCGCGGCGCTATCCCGATCCGAACACGAGGCAACGGAGGCCGCCCGTGCGCTCGCGGACCGGTTAACTCACGACCCATTTCTTGGTGAAACCGTTCATCGCATGTTGACCCGAATTGCCGCCATCCGGTCGGCCGCAGAGATTTTGAAGGATTTCCCGGATATCTCCGTTGTGGACCGGGACCGTTTTCTCAGCATGATCCATGATGAGAGCCGCACCCTTTCTTCAATCGGTGAGGCCCTTGCCGCCTATTTCGATAAAGTCGAGGAGACCGACCGGAATCTGACGCCCCTGGACGAAGTTGATGCGCTTTTTGATGCGCGCGACAACTTTTTCGAGGAGATTGAAGACGCAGCACGCAACCTGGGCGTCATCAGCGACTCCCTGCCGAAGCCACGCTACGAGAAAGCCCGCGTTTTGGCCGAAGAAAAACTTTGCGATCTGATAGAGGGCATTGTCGACGGTCAGCCCGAACTGGAAACCCTTACGGCGCGCAACCGTGCACGCGAACTCCTCGTTAACTACGCCGTCGCTGCAATCCTTGCACCAATAGATTCCTTCCAACCGACGGCAGAGTTGCTTGGTTACGATATTGAGGCATTGGCTGACTCCTTTTCGCTCGATATTGAAACAGTCTGTCGGCGCCTAACGGCCTTACCGCGAGAGGACACGGTTCCTCAATTCGGCTATCTCTGCGCAAATGCCGCCGGCACGATTCTAGAAATGCGCAGCCTTGCCGGATTGGTTGCACCTCGCTACGCCTCCGCCTGCCCTCTGTGGGTTCTCTACCGAGCTCAACAGTCGCCGGAAGCCGTCATTCGACAGCGCGCGCTTTTTCCCACGGGAGCCCGTTTCGTGTTCCTTGCAAGGGCCCGCAATATCGGACCGACCGGTTTTGGCAAACCCCGACACTATGTCACCGATATGCTGGTCATGAGTGAAGCGGATGCGCGCAAGACGATCTATGCGCCTGGCCCCATGGTACCGGTCGAAGAGGTCGGGCCTGCCTGCCGAATCTGCCCACGCAAAGATTGCGGGCATCGGGTCGAAGACCCCTTTGCAGGGTAG
- a CDS encoding substrate-binding protein has translation MTTFSTSRRGLLKGGAALGLGFAAPTILTSKAFAASYTNEPKGSTVTFGFNVPQTGAYADEGADELRAYELAVEHLNGEGDGGMMGTFSSKALKGNGVLGKKVVYVTGDTQTKSDAARASARRMIEADGAIMVTGGSSSGVAVAVQGLCQEVGVIFMAGLTHSNDTTGKDRKANGFRHFFNAYMSGAALAPVLKSNYGSDRKAYHLTADYTWGWTQEESIAAATEALGWETVNKVRTPLGAGDFSQYITPVLNSGADVLILNHYGRDMVNSLTQAVQFGLRDKQVNGKNFEIVVPLYSRLMAQGAGKNVNGIFGSTNWHWSLQDEASQAFVKSFGQKYGFPPSQAAHTCYSQAILYADACERAGTFNPCGVVEALEDFEFDGLGNGPTLYRGADHQCFKDVLVVKGKENPSSQFDLLEVVEVVPVANVTYAPDHPMFAGGDLGSCNAGV, from the coding sequence ATGACTACGTTTTCCACGAGCCGACGTGGGCTGCTCAAGGGCGGTGCCGCGCTGGGATTGGGTTTTGCTGCGCCGACAATTCTGACGAGCAAAGCCTTTGCCGCCAGTTATACCAACGAGCCCAAAGGCTCCACGGTCACCTTCGGTTTCAACGTTCCGCAAACGGGTGCCTACGCCGACGAGGGCGCCGACGAACTGCGCGCCTATGAATTGGCCGTAGAGCATCTGAATGGTGAGGGTGACGGTGGAATGATGGGTACTTTCTCGTCCAAAGCGCTGAAAGGCAATGGCGTGCTTGGAAAGAAGGTTGTGTATGTCACCGGTGATACGCAGACCAAGTCCGATGCCGCGCGCGCTTCCGCCAGGCGCATGATCGAAGCCGATGGCGCCATCATGGTTACCGGTGGTTCCTCGTCCGGCGTTGCGGTTGCCGTTCAGGGCCTCTGTCAGGAAGTTGGCGTTATTTTCATGGCCGGTTTGACGCACTCCAACGATACGACGGGCAAAGACCGAAAAGCCAACGGCTTCCGCCATTTCTTCAATGCCTACATGTCCGGTGCCGCGCTGGCGCCTGTGTTGAAGTCAAACTACGGGAGCGACCGCAAAGCCTACCATCTGACGGCCGACTACACCTGGGGCTGGACGCAGGAAGAATCCATTGCCGCCGCCACCGAGGCGTTGGGTTGGGAGACCGTCAATAAGGTTCGCACGCCATTGGGAGCAGGTGATTTCTCGCAGTACATCACGCCCGTCCTGAACTCCGGTGCTGACGTCCTGATCCTCAATCACTATGGCCGTGATATGGTGAACTCGCTTACCCAGGCGGTTCAGTTTGGCCTGCGCGACAAACAGGTGAATGGCAAGAATTTTGAAATTGTCGTGCCGCTTTACTCGCGCCTGATGGCTCAAGGCGCAGGCAAGAACGTGAACGGCATCTTCGGGTCGACGAACTGGCACTGGTCGTTGCAGGACGAAGCCTCGCAGGCGTTCGTAAAGTCCTTCGGTCAGAAGTATGGCTTCCCGCCCAGCCAGGCGGCGCACACCTGCTATTCCCAGGCGATCCTTTATGCCGATGCTTGTGAGCGTGCGGGCACCTTCAACCCCTGCGGCGTTGTCGAGGCGTTAGAGGACTTTGAGTTCGATGGGCTTGGCAACGGTCCGACACTCTATCGCGGCGCTGATCACCAGTGCTTCAAGGACGTGTTGGTGGTGAAAGGTAAGGAAAACCCAAGCTCGCAGTTCGACCTGCTCGAAGTGGTCGAGGTTGTGCCTGTGGCAAATGTGACCTACGCCCCGGATCACCCAATGTTTGCGGGTGGCGACCTGGGTTCGTGCAACGCCGGCGTCTGA
- a CDS encoding branched-chain amino acid ABC transporter permease, whose amino-acid sequence MDAILLQILNGFDKGSAYALIALGLTLIFGTLGVVNFAHGALFMLGAFCAVAVNKLLSLDIVTLSETQTTAWGTPLEIRTPYAEVWFGEIGSVLVDYSVPLSILVAIPVMLIIGVVMERGLIKHFYKRPHAEQILVTFGLAIVLQEIIKAWFGANPIPQPAPGSLRGMIDFGAAVGFEAGSVVYPLWRLVYFLFAFVIIGAVFAFLQFTTLGMVIRAGMADRETVGLLGIDIDKRFTLVFGIAAVVAGLAGVMYTPILSPDYHLGMDFLVLSFVVVVVGGMGSLSGAVLAGFLLGILQSFASMNEIKQVIPGIDQIIIYLVAVVVLLARPRGLLGRKGVMES is encoded by the coding sequence ATGGATGCGATTCTTCTGCAGATCCTAAACGGCTTCGACAAGGGTAGTGCCTATGCGTTGATAGCCCTGGGCTTGACACTCATTTTCGGAACCTTGGGTGTCGTTAATTTTGCTCACGGCGCCTTGTTTATGCTCGGTGCGTTTTGCGCTGTAGCGGTAAACAAGCTTCTGTCGCTCGATATTGTCACCTTGAGCGAGACGCAGACGACAGCGTGGGGTACGCCGCTGGAAATCCGAACGCCTTATGCCGAGGTCTGGTTCGGCGAAATCGGTTCGGTCCTGGTCGATTACTCGGTGCCGCTTTCCATCCTTGTAGCGATACCGGTGATGTTGATCATCGGCGTGGTCATGGAGCGCGGCCTCATCAAGCATTTTTACAAGCGCCCCCACGCCGAGCAGATTTTGGTGACCTTCGGGCTGGCAATTGTGCTCCAGGAGATCATCAAGGCTTGGTTCGGCGCAAACCCAATCCCGCAACCCGCGCCAGGATCACTTAGAGGGATGATTGATTTCGGTGCGGCTGTCGGGTTTGAAGCGGGCAGCGTCGTTTATCCTTTGTGGCGGCTCGTTTACTTCCTTTTTGCCTTTGTCATCATTGGGGCAGTCTTTGCGTTCTTGCAGTTCACCACCCTCGGCATGGTAATTCGCGCCGGTATGGCAGATCGCGAAACGGTCGGGTTGCTGGGCATAGATATTGATAAGCGCTTTACGCTTGTGTTCGGAATCGCGGCCGTGGTCGCAGGCCTGGCAGGCGTCATGTACACACCGATTCTCAGTCCCGACTATCACCTTGGGATGGATTTCCTGGTTCTCAGTTTTGTGGTCGTCGTCGTTGGCGGCATGGGGTCGTTGTCGGGCGCGGTTCTGGCGGGCTTCTTGCTGGGTATTCTCCAGAGCTTCGCATCAATGAACGAGATTAAGCAGGTCATACCGGGTATCGATCAAATTATTATCTACCTTGTAGCCGTCGTTGTGCTCTTGGCCAGACCGCGTGGTCTTCTGGGGCGCAAGGGCGTGATGGAGAGCTAG
- a CDS encoding branched-chain amino acid ABC transporter permease, with the protein MIEKTSPRADRILLLAFVAAVLLGPILLAPFGAGYPDLLQKFAIFGIFAIGFNILFGLTGYLSFGHAAFLGVGSYAAVWSFKLLSMNVVPAVIFAVIVAGLFSAVIGYISLRRSGIYFSILTLAFAQMSYNLAYSVLTPITNGETGLQITLGDPRVLDSVSNDGGLPVTNLFGLAMNQTWETALLGMTLHFNAGFYFCALLLIAAFYISMRIFRSPFGMMLRAVKSNQNRMSYTGLNIRPYMLSAFMISGMYAGLAGGLLAATDPLAGAERMQWTASGEVVLMTILGGAGTLIGPVLGAGIIKYAENVFSSFNDQILAGFFDFLPDSLASALVWAASAFVGDGWQLTLGIIFMVIVTFLPGGLMEGVNRIRKWHEQRQRGNDLSSCSAKPAE; encoded by the coding sequence ATGATAGAAAAAACCTCTCCACGTGCGGACCGAATTCTCCTCCTGGCGTTTGTTGCAGCGGTTCTGCTCGGTCCGATTCTCCTTGCGCCCTTCGGCGCTGGTTACCCGGACCTTTTGCAGAAGTTTGCTATATTCGGCATCTTCGCAATCGGCTTTAACATCCTCTTCGGCCTCACCGGATATTTGTCATTCGGGCACGCTGCTTTCCTGGGCGTCGGCTCCTATGCGGCGGTTTGGTCCTTCAAGCTGTTGTCGATGAATGTCGTGCCCGCGGTGATCTTCGCGGTGATCGTGGCGGGTCTTTTCTCAGCCGTCATCGGCTATATCTCTCTGCGGCGATCCGGCATTTACTTTTCGATTCTGACGCTGGCCTTTGCACAGATGTCGTACAATCTAGCCTATTCGGTTCTGACACCGATCACCAACGGCGAGACCGGACTGCAGATCACGCTCGGCGATCCTCGAGTTCTTGACAGCGTTTCCAACGATGGTGGCCTGCCGGTCACCAATCTCTTCGGCTTGGCAATGAACCAGACCTGGGAGACAGCTTTGCTCGGGATGACCCTGCATTTCAACGCCGGGTTCTATTTCTGCGCGTTGTTGCTCATTGCCGCCTTTTATATCTCGATGCGGATTTTCCGATCACCGTTCGGCATGATGCTGCGGGCGGTGAAATCGAATCAGAACCGTATGAGCTACACGGGGCTAAATATTCGTCCCTATATGCTGTCGGCCTTCATGATTTCCGGCATGTATGCCGGCCTTGCAGGTGGGTTGTTGGCGGCGACGGACCCGCTGGCTGGTGCTGAACGGATGCAGTGGACCGCGTCGGGAGAGGTTGTGCTGATGACCATTCTAGGTGGCGCCGGCACCTTGATCGGTCCGGTGCTCGGTGCGGGAATCATCAAGTACGCGGAGAATGTCTTCTCTTCCTTCAACGATCAGATACTCGCCGGTTTCTTTGACTTCCTACCTGATTCCCTGGCTTCGGCATTGGTTTGGGCTGCAAGCGCCTTCGTTGGCGATGGCTGGCAACTGACCTTGGGGATCATCTTCATGGTGATCGTCACCTTCCTTCCAGGCGGCTTGATGGAAGGCGTCAACCGGATTCGGAAGTGGCATGAACAGCGCCAAAGGGGCAATGACTTGTCCTCTTGCAGCGCCAAACCGGCTGAGTGA
- a CDS encoding ABC transporter ATP-binding protein: protein MAILSVRNVNKNFGGLAALADVNLKVEEGMVHAIIGPNGAGKSTLLNCFVGRLDPDTGSVDFDGTSLLGLKPHEINQAGISRVFQTPEIFGELTLVENVMISAFAKRDGAFKLNGWREVWRAQDIHGLAMETLSDLGLAGFSLNNAGQLSRGDKRRLELAMCLVQKPKLLLLDEPTAGMARADTNRTISLLKEIAGRGITMIVIEHDMHVVFSLADRISVLSQGTIIAEDLPEKIKGNPRVQEAYLGGAHL from the coding sequence ATGGCAATTCTCTCCGTACGCAACGTCAACAAGAACTTTGGCGGTTTGGCCGCGCTTGCCGACGTCAACCTGAAGGTTGAGGAAGGCATGGTCCATGCCATCATTGGTCCCAACGGCGCTGGCAAGTCGACATTGCTGAACTGTTTTGTCGGCCGGCTCGATCCGGATACCGGCTCAGTCGACTTCGACGGTACCTCGCTCCTCGGTCTCAAACCGCACGAGATCAATCAGGCCGGCATCAGCCGGGTCTTTCAGACACCTGAGATTTTCGGCGAGCTGACTTTGGTTGAAAACGTCATGATCTCCGCTTTCGCCAAACGTGACGGGGCCTTCAAGCTTAATGGTTGGCGGGAAGTGTGGCGCGCGCAAGACATACATGGGCTTGCCATGGAGACCCTCTCCGATCTTGGACTTGCGGGGTTTTCCCTCAATAACGCCGGACAGCTTTCGCGGGGCGACAAGCGTCGCCTGGAACTGGCCATGTGTCTGGTTCAAAAACCCAAATTGCTACTGCTGGATGAGCCGACTGCGGGCATGGCCCGCGCAGATACGAACCGTACCATCAGCCTGCTCAAGGAAATCGCCGGGCGGGGCATCACCATGATTGTCATCGAGCACGACATGCATGTGGTGTTCTCTCTCGCGGATCGGATTTCAGTGCTATCACAGGGCACGATAATCGCCGAGGACCTGCCCGAGAAAATCAAGGGGAACCCGCGCGTGCAGGAGGCCTATCTCGGTGGGGCACATTTATGA
- a CDS encoding ABC transporter ATP-binding protein — MSPSAASATIGAKEASDPAYVSVRGIHAYYNESYIVQGVSFDIREGEIVALLGRNGAGKTSTLRTLARVDNPALRQGEIWLDQKPLHQMKAFEAAQSGIGLVPEDRRIISGLTVEENLQLAQIAPPKGWSIERVYELFPRLAERRRQDGVTMSGGEQQMLAIARALVRDVKLLLLDEPYEGLAPVIVQEIEKTLQQIKGLSMTTIIVEQNAIAALNLADRAIILDMGQIVFDGTATEVLENAELRQEYLAI; from the coding sequence ATGAGTCCGTCCGCAGCCAGCGCGACAATCGGGGCCAAAGAAGCCTCGGATCCCGCTTACGTCTCAGTGCGTGGCATTCACGCATACTATAACGAGAGTTACATCGTACAAGGTGTCAGCTTTGACATTCGCGAGGGTGAGATCGTGGCGCTTTTGGGGCGCAACGGTGCTGGAAAAACCTCCACCCTGCGGACTCTGGCAAGAGTCGACAATCCCGCTTTGCGGCAAGGAGAGATATGGCTCGACCAGAAACCTCTGCACCAGATGAAAGCCTTTGAGGCGGCGCAAAGCGGTATCGGATTGGTCCCAGAAGATCGCCGCATTATCTCGGGCCTGACGGTCGAGGAAAACCTGCAGCTTGCCCAGATTGCGCCGCCGAAAGGTTGGTCGATCGAACGGGTGTATGAACTCTTCCCTCGTTTGGCAGAGCGTCGGCGGCAGGATGGTGTCACGATGTCTGGCGGCGAGCAGCAAATGCTGGCGATCGCCCGCGCGTTGGTGCGTGACGTCAAGCTGCTCCTTCTTGACGAACCCTACGAGGGGCTGGCTCCGGTTATCGTACAGGAGATCGAAAAGACTCTACAGCAGATCAAGGGTCTGAGCATGACGACTATCATCGTCGAGCAAAACGCGATTGCGGCGCTGAACCTGGCAGACCGAGCTATTATTCTTGATATGGGCCAGATTGTTTTCGACGGCACTGCAACAGAGGTTCTCGAGAACGCCGAACTACGCCAGGAATACCTTGCGATCTGA
- a CDS encoding DUF2189 domain-containing protein: MDSKDHIRNPIEWVMDEVKAVGGVIEKADHNLRHPDEAKQSELTIRRIEIVDLKDALVKGFADLGAYRTDIIFVCIIYPVAGLVLSRLLFGYDMLPLLFPLLSGFALIGPVAAVGLYEISRRRERGDKVTWLDAFGVIRAPAFTSIIALGLVLLGIFLVWLGAAYAVYAATLGPEPPVAIGAFIQDVFTTSAGWAMIIFGFGIGFLFALLVLTISVVSFPLLLDKNVGVNKAIETSVRAVRANPKTMAVWGMIVAGSLVLGSLPALLGLIIVMPLLGHATWHLYRKVVGH, from the coding sequence ATGGACTCGAAAGACCACATCCGCAATCCAATCGAGTGGGTCATGGATGAAGTCAAAGCCGTAGGTGGCGTGATCGAAAAAGCCGATCACAATTTGCGCCACCCCGACGAAGCCAAACAATCCGAATTAACAATCAGGCGTATCGAAATCGTCGATTTGAAGGACGCACTGGTCAAAGGGTTCGCCGACCTGGGTGCTTACCGAACGGATATCATCTTCGTATGCATCATTTATCCGGTAGCCGGTCTGGTGCTATCGCGGTTGCTGTTCGGCTACGACATGCTGCCGCTCCTTTTCCCGCTACTTTCAGGGTTTGCTTTGATTGGGCCGGTGGCGGCGGTGGGGCTCTATGAAATCAGCCGCCGTCGGGAACGAGGCGACAAGGTCACCTGGCTCGATGCTTTTGGTGTAATTCGCGCACCGGCTTTCACCTCCATTATCGCCCTAGGTCTCGTTCTGCTTGGTATTTTTCTGGTTTGGCTGGGCGCTGCCTATGCGGTCTACGCGGCGACTTTGGGGCCGGAGCCACCCGTTGCAATTGGCGCCTTCATACAGGATGTCTTCACGACCTCCGCTGGTTGGGCAATGATCATCTTCGGGTTTGGCATCGGGTTCCTTTTTGCGCTTCTCGTTCTGACGATCAGCGTCGTGTCCTTTCCTCTGCTGCTAGACAAGAACGTCGGCGTAAACAAAGCCATTGAAACCTCGGTTCGTGCTGTCCGCGCCAACCCAAAAACCATGGCGGTGTGGGGCATGATCGTGGCCGGTAGCTTGGTCCTCGGCTCACTGCCCGCCCTTTTGGGTTTGATCATCGTCATGCCCTTGTTGGGGCATGCGACCTGGCACCTCTATCGAAAGGTCGTCGGGCACTAG
- a CDS encoding cytochrome C oxidase subunit IV family protein — protein sequence MTQAAHSSPGTANQAAPDHGQHHPLKVYFVVWGWLFVLSALSYMVDYFQFEGYLRWTLILIFMMLKAGLIVAVFMHMVWERLALIYAILVPPLAVLVFVGIMAIESEHTLFTRHLFFGAGG from the coding sequence ATGACACAAGCCGCACATTCTTCGCCGGGAACCGCGAACCAAGCGGCTCCGGATCATGGCCAGCATCACCCGCTAAAGGTTTACTTTGTGGTCTGGGGCTGGCTCTTCGTCCTCAGCGCTCTTTCCTACATGGTCGATTACTTCCAGTTCGAAGGGTATCTGCGATGGACGCTCATCCTGATTTTCATGATGCTAAAAGCAGGTCTTATCGTCGCGGTCTTCATGCATATGGTCTGGGAGCGGCTGGCGCTGATCTATGCGATCCTCGTGCCACCGCTGGCGGTGTTGGTTTTTGTCGGCATCATGGCGATTGAATCGGAGCACACTCTGTTCACGCGCCATCTGTTCTTTGGCGCAGGAGGTTGA